The genomic window CGGGCCTGGCACACATGCTGGGACAcgaggcagagcccaggcacaggcaggcacCGGGCCGGGCACGGTGCCCAGCGCAGAGGGGTGCGGGGACATGGAAGCACCGGCAGTGCTGTCCTGGGAGATGCacgggagctgctgccagctgcagcccgACGGGGCAGCCAGAGGCTCGGCAGGCCAGAGCACGCAACGCCAAGAAAAAGGGACAGATGCTAAAAATAGTGGCGGGGAAGGGGGAGCCGCCGCAGGTACGGCTGCGCtgcggggcagggccgggcgcCACTGACCTGTGGCATTAAGGGCACCTGTCACACAGCGCCGGTGCCCATGCACAGGCCCAGCAGCGCCAGACACTGTCCCACTGGGAGAGGAGAGCTCACACgctcctcagggctgcagcacgCAGGCAGTGCCTGCTTTCTGCTCAGGAGGCAGCGGCGGCAGCCGGCTCTTTCTCAGGGATATAAATaaacagcagaggagctgcGGCCGCAGGGccaggggagctgctcccacGCTCCCACCAAGGGCCGGCTGACACCGCGGCTTTCCAAGGACCCCCTGGCCACAGCAAAGGGCTCTCGGGGGAGCTGGCGTCACCAGTCGCCCACGCCAGCCCGGAGCCAGCGCGGCCCATGGGATGTGGGAAGCCCAAAGACGGTTCCTTACGTAGCTGTGCCCTTGGCATTGCCACCAGTCAGTCCCCAGagggcccagctccagccctgtcactgtccccacgGGCTGGGACCTGCTGCTAAGGGACCGACGGAGCCAGGGCCGTGCTGCAGCCCCCGCAGCGGGCAGGGGAGAGGGGCCACAGCCAGCGGGACCGGGCAGTCCCCACCCCCTGTGCCCCGCGAATCCGGGCTGGGATCCAGGGCCCTCGGTGCGGGAGAGCGGCGGGACAGAGCGGAGCCCCGGGAGCTGCCCCGCAGCCCGCGCTATCAGCCGCCGCACACGCAGCCCGGCCGGAGGAAGCACCGGTTTCCGCCGCTCCGTTTCCCTCCAGAGAGGAAGCAGCCGGAGAGGGGAGATCCAGGCCCGCTCCCCGCGGCCGGCACGTGCTCCCGGGACCGCCCCGGTCCGCTCCCGCCGCGGGTCTGGCACGGTACCCGGTACCCCGCGGTCCCGTCCTAAGAGCGGGCAGCCCGGAGCGGAGCACCCAGCGGGACGGTCGGTGCTGCCCCGCGGGCCCGGGACCTCCGCGCCCGCCCGGAGCCTCCATGGGCTGCGGCTCGCCCGCACCCACCGGAGCGACGCACCCCGCACCTCGCACCCCGCGGGACCGCCCCGGCGGCGCGCCCGCGCTCGTCCCGGTGGCCGTCCCGGCGCCGGTGCCGGCCCCACCTGGTCTCCGTGAGCGCGGAGCTCGAAGGacgcctcctcctcctcttcggCCTCGCCGTCCGCCTCCCGCTCCGCCTCGCCGTAGTCCCGCCGCAGCAGCGTGAAGCCCCGCcgacagcacagcagccaccagaGCCCGCCCGGGAACGGCATCGCCCCGCCGACACCAACGGGACGGCACCGGGACGCGACGGGACCGGCCCGCCCCGCGCAccggccgccggccccgccgccgccccgggcgggccgggccgcgcgTCACCGGGCGCCGCCAATCGCTGCGCGCGGCCCGGGGCGGAGCTCCcgcccggggcggcggggccgccggTGCGTCacggcggggcgggggcagcgcggggccgggctgagctgggcacggtgctcccggagccgccgccgccggtaGGGTGCACCGGGTACCCTCGGCTCATCGCGGGGGCACCGTCACTGAGCGCCGCCTGCGCCCGGTGggggcaccggcaccgggcatgggcccctgccctgccccgcgGCACCCGCACCGTGCGCTGCTCTCCTGCAGCGCTGGCCCCTGTCCTAGAACGGCGACTCAGCCAAGTTTGTGCCAGCGGGCAGCACCGTGGGCTCGGTGCTCGGGCAGGAGGGcaccctgggcaggagggcaccGTGGGCAGGAGGACACGATGGGCAGGAGGGCACGATGGACAAGAGGGCACCGTGGGCAAGAGGGCATCATGGGCAGGAGGACACCATGGGGAGGAGGGCACGATGGGCAGGAGGGCACCATGGGCTCTGTGCCCGGGCAGGAGGGCACCGTGGGCAGGAGGACACAGTGGGCAGGAGGGCACCGTGGGCAGGAGGACATGATGGACAGGAGGACAccatgggcaggaggacacCGTGGGGAAGAGGACACGATGGGCAGAGGACACGATGGGCAGAAGGACACAGCGGGCAGGAGGGCACCATGCCCAGGCAGGCCTGTCCTGCAGGCCCTCATAGCGACTTTCCATCAAGGAGCTGGTGGAAGGCGTTCATGGTGGTGCCACAGCTGTgtggctcagctcagccccGGCTCTGCCCAGTGGCAGAGGGCATGGGTGCCATGGCAGTGTCCAGGCCCTGGTCCCGCTCCCGAAGCCCGGGAGCtcaggctctggctgtgcctcagctgTTGGGTCAGCGCCGTCCCTGGgagcctgtggctgctgggatgtgcaggCAGGAAGCTCCGGCTGCCAGCTCCCCTCCCACGCAGCCGGCTCTGGATtgtgcctggggctgagcccctGGTGCGGGGCCGGCTGTGCAGCCAGGCCAGCCACCAGCTGTGGGGGCACCGGATGGCTGGAACGGGACCACCCCAGACcacaggcagcaggggcagctgtgctgtgtggccAAGAACTGCCCGAATCTGGCTCTTGATCCCCACTGAGTGCTGTGGGGGACAGAGATCCATCACCCCACGTCTGCAGCTGCTGAGTCAGCAGGAACCTGCTTCTGGCCCAGCAGTAGGTGAAACTTCTGGAATGGCTTCTTCCCGTCGAGCCCTGGGCTAATCCCAAACAGGGCAGGGGGTGAGCAGGAAGTAGCAGGACCAGGAGGTTCTTCCCTGcatgctcagctctgctgggaggctcCATGAGCAGCTGCACCGCAGCCAAGCCCAGTCCTGTTCCCTCACTATGGAGCGTTTCCTTAGCCAAGCCTGGTGATGAGACACGGCCCCGACGCTGTGTGCCACCCCGTGGGACGAGTGTCGCTCGCCATGTCCTAGCCCGTGCTCATGTGTTGGTCGCCACGTGTCCGGGCCGGACCAGCCCCAGCGCAGCCCCTGGTACCGCACAGCCTCGGGGCCGGGATGTGCCGTGGCACAGGAGCTCGTGGGGGGAgtaaggaagggagaaaaaccTCCCTCTGCCCCCCATGGGGTGCAGGACCCAAGGAGGGTTTGTCCGGCGCGGGGTGGgtctctgctgtcccctgtccgGGAGCTCCGTGTCCCTCCAGCGGCGGGGACGAGCAGAGGGCGACCAAGAGCCGCGAgcttctgctgcctcctgcaggcACCGCCCGCCGGTGCCCGTGGCCACGGAGCCCCGCAAAACCCCCGCGCGGAGACCGCGCTCACCCACCGGGACTCGTTCGGGGTTTATTGTGAGAGTGGGAACCGGCTCCTTCGGGGTTTGCTGTGAGAGTGGGAACCGGCTCGTTCGGGGTTTATTGTGAGAGTGGGAACCGGCTCGTTCGGGGTTTATTGTGAGAGTGAGAACCAACTCTTTAGGGGTTTATTGTGAGAGTGAGAACCAACTCTTTAGGGGTTTATTGTGAGAGTGAGAATCAGCTGCCTGCCTGGCCCCAGTGTTGCACCCACCGAGCCGGCTCACCGGAGCCCGCGGCGCGGTGACATTGCAGGGTCTCTGCGGGGCCCGCAGCCCCTCCGGGCGTTGCGGGCACTCGCAGGGCGTGCAGGCGATGCggagctgctctccccaggcGTGTGCAGGCGCCGTGCGGGCTGTCCGGTGCTGCCCGTGTCCCGCTGCTCaccggggctgtccccggggaGTGGCGGAGGCACCGAACCCCGCGGCACGGAGCTCCTACATCACGTCCAAGTAGCTGGAGAGCGATGCCCGCCGGCGGGGGCTGGAGCGGCCGGAGCAGCGCGGGCCGAGGGACCCCGCACAGCCGGCATCGCTGGCGAGCCGCCGCAGCTCCCGGCGGAAGCGCTGCCCGAGGAAGGCGTAGAGCAGCGGGTTGAGGCAGCAGCGCAGGTACGCCAGCCCGCCCGTGACCAGCAGCGCCAGGTCCTTGCGGCGGCTCTGCGCGCAGCTCATctcccaggggagcagcagctcggCCGCGTCCAGCAGCACCATCAagctgtggggcagctgcagggccacgAACACGAgcaccagggccagcagcacccGCAGAGCCCGCTGCGGCTGGGCACCGCGGCTCGCCAGCAGCGTCCGTGCCACGGCCGCGTAGCAGCTCGTCATCACCAGGCAGGGCAGCGCgaagcccagcagcacctgcagcaggttGGTGGCACCGCGGGCTGCCCGTGAGACCTCGCGGGGAAACACCACACGGCAGAGGCGGAGGTcgaggtgctgctctgcctggctgtaGATGAactggggcagtgccagcagcccgGCCGCCCCCCAGGCCAGCCCCGCTGCCAGGCAGCCGAGCCGGCGAGCCCGGGGCCGCAGGCGGCAGGCGGCCGGCACCCGCACGATGGCCACGTAGCGATCCACGCTGATGaaggtgaggaagaggaaacCGCTGTAGAAGTTGAGGGCGTAGAGACCCTGCAGCGCCTTGCAGGCGGCTGTGCCCGCGGACCAGCCCTGCAGCGTGTCGAGGATGGCGAGGGGCAGcgtcaggagcagcaggaggtcGGACAGAGCCAGGTGCAGGATGCAGACATCGCTGATGCTGCGTGCCTGGCGGTAGcggctgtgtgtgagcagcaccagcccgTTCCCCGCTGTGCCCAGCAGCGAGAGCAGCAGGTACACGGCGGGCTGGAAGGTGCGGGCGAAGCCCTGCACTGCCTCCTtctcacagagctctggcaACATGCTGGCCTCGCCCGAGTACACTTCCTCCCAGGGGTAGAAGTCAGTGGTGGCCATCAGCTCTgttgggaaggggctgggaatCGCCTGTGCAGagggaggctgggcaggggtggcCCGGCCATGGGATGCAGAACCACCCCTGGGACAGCCCTTCTGCACCCAGCCTCACACTGGGAGCCCGGGGCACACCCAGGGCACGCCCAGGGCACGCCCAGGGCAGTCCTTGTCTACCCGCCCTCACCACggggagcccagcccaggtgccGCAGTATCTCGTCCTGGCCCTACCTGCGGGTTTTGTTTCAATCTCACACCCACCCGCAGCAGTTTATTTTGCCGTGCTCAGAGGGTGTAAGAGCGACCACAGGCTTCCTGAGaagcctctgcagagcagagctggtggaggGACGTGACCCcagccacagcatccccagcacaaCACCTTGTCCCACAGAATCCCCTTGCACGtaccagggagctgctctggggctcagcACCCAACCATGGCCCTGAGCAGTTAAATCTTGGGGATCCAcaccagcatccccaggtgcCCAAAGCCCCCACGCACCcccctggggaccccagagTGGAGAGAGCCTTGCACTGCCTGGTCCTGTTCCCAGATAGGGAGCTCCTGCCTCACACAGGGAGCACAGCGCTCTCGCCTCCCAGCTGCTCACCctctggggcagcaggacagtgCTGCGGCCT from Ammospiza nelsoni isolate bAmmNel1 chromosome 26, bAmmNel1.pri, whole genome shotgun sequence includes these protein-coding regions:
- the CCR10 gene encoding C-C chemokine receptor type 10 encodes the protein MLRAPSPSAPPLPVLRRSGAGGSAHGAGGNRAGPGAAQSPGRPREMLRPGARFPRSSHGERHRGCVSAAIPSPFPTELMATTDFYPWEEVYSGEASMLPELCEKEAVQGFARTFQPAVYLLLSLLGTAGNGLVLLTHSRYRQARSISDVCILHLALSDLLLLLTLPLAILDTLQGWSAGTAACKALQGLYALNFYSGFLFLTFISVDRYVAIVRVPAACRLRPRARRLGCLAAGLAWGAAGLLALPQFIYSQAEQHLDLRLCRVVFPREVSRAARGATNLLQVLLGFALPCLVMTSCYAAVARTLLASRGAQPQRALRVLLALVLVFVALQLPHSLMVLLDAAELLLPWEMSCAQSRRKDLALLVTGGLAYLRCCLNPLLYAFLGQRFRRELRRLASDAGCAGSLGPRCSGRSSPRRRASLSSYLDVM